GTCGAGCGGGCCCGTCCACGCGAAGTACATGAAGCCCACGGGAACGATCAGCACGCACAAGATCAAAACGAAAAACCAGCGTTTGACGCCCATGCCGGGCACCATCCACTTCGCGGCGCGCCCCGCCGAGTCCCGAACGCCGCGCGCGCTTCGTTTCACGCCGACTCGCCCTTGCCGATGTCGCGGTGCTCCACGACGCGCGCGCCGAGATCCTCGAGGTCTGCCACCAGGCGCTCCGTAACGGCGACGCTGCGGTGCTGTCCGCCCGTGCAACCGATCGCGACGTTGTACGTGCGCCGTCCCGCCTCGCGCGCGCGCGAGGCGGAAACGCGAACGAAGTCGCGCAGTTGCAGATAGTACGCGTCTCCTTGCGAGAAAACGCGCTCGACGACGTCCGCCTCCAATCCGGTGCGGTGGCGCAACTCGGGGTCGTAATACGGATTGGGCAGCGAGCGAACGTCCAGCACGAGGTCGGCGTCGCGAGGCGGCGCGTGCTTGAAGCCGAAGGACACCAGCCGAACTTCGAAGCTGCGCCCACCTTGCACGAGGTCGAGCACCCGCTCGGCGAGCGTACGAACCGTGAGCGCCGTCGTGTCGATGATCGTGTCCGCACGTTCGCGCAACACGCCGAGCAGGTCGCGTTCTTGACGAAAGTCCGTGGTGAGGCTCGCCTCGCCGAGCGGATGCGTTCGGCGCGTGAGGTTGTAGCGCGAAAGCAACACCTCGTCGTTGGCCTCCAGATAAATCAATCGAACGTGGCCGCGCGCGCGAAGTCGCGACCAGTACAACGGCAACTCGCCGAGAAAAGCGCGCGTGCGCGCGTCCGTGCACACCGCGACCTTTTCCAGCCGCTGCGTCTCGGCGAGGACGTACAATCGCTCCCACAATTCGGGCGGCACGTTGTCCGACACGAAAAAGCCCGCGTCCTCCAAGGTGCGCAGGGCCGAACTCTTTCCGGACCCCGACAGGCCCGACACCACCACGAACTCCATGACCTCACTATAGAGTTCGCGCCTTCGCGCGGACGGGAAGCTCTTCACGGACGTTCATCCTCTAGAATGCCTCCGTGCGCCTTCGCACCCTCACCACCTTGCACTACCGCAACCTCGCGCCGAGCGACCTCGCTTTTCCGGCGGGCGTCGTCAGCATCGCCGGACCGAACGGAGCGGGCAAGACGAACCTTTTGGAGTCGGTGTACCTCGTGTGCACGGGTCTCACGGACGCCGCGAAGCTGGAGCAGCTCGTGCGGCGCGGCGAGCGCGAAGCGTACGTTCGCGCCGACCTTTTGCGAATCGACGGCGAGAGCCGCTTGGAAGTCGGCCTCGGCCGCGGGCGGCGGGCGTACAAGGTGGACGGCGTCCGCGTGCGCACAAACGCCCTCTTGCGTGGCAGCGCCGTGTGGGTGCGGCCCGAGGACAGCGACCTCGTGCTGGGCTCGCCGGGCGGACGCCGCGCTTTCCTCGACGCGCTGCTCAGCCGCATGAGCGCTCGCTACGCACATCAGCTCGCGTTGTACGAGCGCAACCTCGCGCAGCGCAACGCGGCGCTGCGCGCCGAGGAGCGGCACGACCTCGGCGTGTGGGACGCGGGCGTTTCGAGCATTGGCTCGGAAATCATGGCGTTGCGGCGGCGCGTCAGCGCGAGGTTGGAGCCGTTGGCGCGGGAAGCGCACGTGGCTCTCGGCGGGCACAAGGACTTGCGGTTGAGCCTCGTGGAGACGACGACGCCCGAATCGTTCGTGCAAGACTTGGCGGCGCGGCGCTCGGAGGAGTTCGCGCGCGGCTCGACGGTGATCGGTCCGCACCGGGACGACCTCGCCATTTCGCTCGACGGCTTGCCGAGCGGCGACTACGCGAGTCGCGGCGAGGCGCGCACGATCGCGCTCGCGCTTCGCAAGGCGGAACTTGATTTGCTGACCGAGCGGTACGGCGAGCCGCCCGTGCTGCTCGTCGACGATTGGGCGGCCGAACTCGACCCGAGTCGGCGAGCGTTTTTGCTCGATCTCGCGCGAAGCGTGCCGCAAGCGCTCGTGACGGGCACGGAGGACGTGCCGAACGCCTCCTTGCACCTTCGGGCGCACGAGGGGATGTTTTCGTGAAGAACGCGCGGCGCGGCATGATGGACGTCGGCTCGCTGATGCAGCGCACTCTGGCGCGCAACCGCCTTGGGCGCGGCGTGGAGCGCGCGCGCGCGATTCTCGTGTGGCCCGAGGTCGTCGGGCCGGAACTCGGACGCATGACGCGCGCGAAGCGGGTAGAGCGCGGTGTCTTGTACGTCGAGGCGAGCGACTCGATTCTCGCGAACTTCCTGACGATGCAGCGCTCGCTGTTCTTGACGAAGCTGCGCGGTTACCTCGACGACGAGTCGGTGAGCGACGTGCGCTTCTCGGTCGGCACTTGGACGCTCGAAACGCCGCCGCCGCCGCCTCTGCCGTTGCCCGCGCCCGACGAGGCGCGCGCGCGCCGCATGGTGAAGGCGGTGGACGGCGATTTGCGCGATCCGGCGTTGCGAGCGGCTGAGGCCGTGACGCGCGCGCGCCTTTGGCGTGAGCAGCAAGGATGGACGTCGTGTCCGGTGTGCGGCGTGCCGAGCCGCGTGGTGCCGTGCCTGCCGTGCGCGCGCCTGCTGCAAGATCCACAGATTCGCGAGGCGGCGCGACAACTCGCGCGGCGACCCGAACGCTTGGAGGCGCTCACGGCGACGTTCGGCGAGACCGAGATGGACGCCGCGCGCTTCCTCGTGATGTCGGACCTCGGAGAGCAACTCGCAGCGCTCGCGCTCGAATGCGTGGAATCGGGCGGCGCCGCCGAGTACAAGGAGTTTTTGCGGGCGACGGCCGACATCTGGCTGAGCTTGCATCATCGCAAGCCGCGCGGCGCGCTCACGCCCGGCGACGTGCAGGCGTTGCCCGACCGCGTACGGCGCGTGTTGACGGCGGGACGGTGACGACCGCGGTCGACAGAAAGCCGGCGGCCAAGTGCTGGCCGCCGGCTTTCGTCCGTTTTCCTGCCGTTCAGTACTCGACGCTCTTCACTTTGTACTTCGCTTGACGCGCGCCGAGGTTGACGACGAAGGACTCGCCCGCCTTTTTGCCGAGCAGGGCCGTGCCGACCGGCGAGTCGTCGCTGATCTTCGGGAGGCCGCCGCCGAGCACGGACGCTTCGGGCGCGCTCACGAGTTGCACGCGCATTTCCCTCTTGGAGTTCTCGTCAACCAGCACCACGATCGCGCCGAGGCTGGCGCGGCCCTCGTCGCCGTTCGCGCCTTCCATGATCACCGCGCGCGCGAGGGTGTCTTCGAGTTCGTCGATGCGCGCTTCGATGTTCATCTTCTCGCGCTTGGCGTCTTCCAAGCCGCTGTCTTCGTAATCGGCGGCGTTCTCGAGTTGCTCTTGCAGAATACGGGTTGCTTCGGCGAGGCGCTGCTGCTCGTTCGCGAGCGTCTTTTGAAGTCGCTCGTAACCTTCGCGGGTCAGTTTGATTTCTCGTGCCACGATGTCCTCCTGAACTTCCGGTCGTTCTGCGAAAAGACCGCCCCCTCGTGCGGCTCTTCACCCCTCACGCGGGCGCTTGCCGCGTGTTCAGCGCATCGCCTCGCTCCGGGAAGTCGTTTGATCGCCGTATTGTGCCACAAAGCAGGAAAGGCGACAACGAAAAGTGTTGTTCGACTTTCGTGAGAATGTGGTCTCAAAACGGGGAGAGTCGGCAACGTTTCGCGGCCATGGCGGCGCCCTTCAGGCCTCGCTCAGCAAGCGGTCGGCGAGTTGGGCCAAGCTGGTGTGGCCGCCGCGGTCTTGGCAGTGGCGCGTCGAGAGGCACAAGGTGACGTAGCGGTAGCGTCGCACGCCCGCTTCGACGCGGTAGATGCCAACGTCGCCACGCGAACGCGTGGTGTGGCAGAGGTCGCAGTGGCAGGCGTTCTTGCCGACCGCGTCGACCGGATGCAACTCGACGAGGCGTCCGCCGCGCACGAGGGCGAGTTTGCCGTCGCCGACCGGGAAAAGTCCGAGGGTGGCCTTTTTCGTGCCACCCTCGCCAAACTCCCTTCTCGCGGTTTCAGGAAAGAGTTCGAGCAAGAGGTCACGCTCGCTGTGGCTGTTCATTGGTTGGCAGTATAAAGAACACCTCTGCGCCAAAATACCGGAGCCGTCACGTTGAACTCGACTCACTCGTTATGCCATAGGCGTAACGTGCCAGGCTCACGTCGCCCCTTCCGAACTCCCTGATACACTACGAACGTGGCTTCGCGCTCCACCAATCGCAGTGGCATCATCATTCGGCGGCACGTCCTGCCCGCCGGAGACGTTCTCCTGACCTTGCTCACCCAGCAAGGCAAGTTGCGCTGCATCGCGCGCTCGGGCGTTCGGGGAGGCAACAAGAGCCTCATCAACCTCTTTCAGCACATCGCGCTCTCGGTGTACGCCACGCCCAACAGCGATCTTCCGACCGTGCAGCAAGTCGCGCTCGAAGGCGCCTTGCCGAAGCTCACCGATCCCGAGCGGTACGGATACGCGCACCTCATGGCGGAACTCGCCGACACGCTCTTTCAAGAAGGCGAACACAGCGAGGCGGCCTTCGAGCTGTTCGCGGGCGCCCTGCGCGGCATCTCGCATCACGCCGATCCCGAGTTCGTCGCGCTCGTGATGAGCTACAAATTGTTGATCTTGGCGGGCTTCGTGCCGCGGGCGTCGACTTGCGCTCGCTGCGGGTCGAGCGATCCGCGGCACCCGGACCCGCTGAGTGGCCATTTGGTGTGCGCCGCGTGCGCCGAACTCGCTCCGCTGCCCAACGCGGTCGTGCGCTTTTTGCGTGACGTGCCCAAACAGAGCGTGCGCCTCCTGATGCAAGCGCCCGTTCCGGCGGCGCAACGACTCGCCTTGTGGCGCGCGTTGGAACGCTTCGTCACCCTGCACGTCGGCGAGGTGCGATCTTGGCGAGGACTGCCGCACGAGAGTCGCTGGGGGCTCAGCGCGGGCCCTTGAAGTTGAAAATTATGTAAGAAAGCTGTGATGCGAGAATGTGAAAAATACGTCATGCTTTCCAAAAGCTTGGCTCGCCTCGGCTCGCTCGCCACGATCACCGCACTCCTCAGTTTCTCGCTCGCGTCCGCAGGCCCGAGTGACAACTCTCTGGTGGTCGGTTCCGCCCAAGAGCCGACCGATCTCAACTACTGGGTACAGAACAGCGTCATCACCACCGAAATCGGCAACTACCTGTACCGCGGCCTCGTGTACGTCGACATGGACGGCGAAACCCAGCCCGACATGGTGACGGAGGTGCCGTCGGTGCAAAACGGTCGCGTGAAGATCAGCCGCGACGCCAAGGGCAAGCCGACGTCCATGACGGTTCGCTGGACGCTGCGCAACAACGCCAAGTGGAGCGACGGCTCTCGTATCACGGCGGACGACGTCATCTTCAGCCACAAGGTCTACAGCGACGAGCGCATTCCCGTCCCGACCCGCGAAGGCGTGCCGTCCAGCATCCGCAAGATCGACGCGCGCACCTTCGAGGAACGGTACAACACGCCCTGGGTCTTCTACGCGCTCGGCAACGTCTACCCTATCCTGCCCGCTCAGGACTGGTCGGATCTCTACGACCGAGCCGACCGCGAGGCGAGAGGCAAGAGTCTCACGGAGGGCACGTCGATCTTCCAAAAGACCTTCTTGTCGTCTTCGCTCGTGACGCCCAACGGCGGGCCGCGCACGACGTCCGGACCGTTCAAGTTCTCGCGTTGGGTGCGCGGCCAAAGTCTCTCGCTCGTTCGCAACCCCAACTACTGGTTCAAGCCCAGCTTCGGCGAGAAGAACGCCATTCAGCGCATCACCTACCTGTTCTTCGCCAACACCAACACCTTGATGGTGAACATTTTGTCGAACAAGGTGGACGCCGTCGCGAACACCGGCGTCGAGGACAGCGTCCAGAACCTCGGGATTCTCAAGACGCGGGCGCGCAACTACGACGTCAAGCTCGTATCCCAAGCGCTGTGGGAGCACTTGGAGATCAACCAGTTCGGCAACGTTCAAGACGTGAAGGACCTCGGCCTGAACGACAAGCGCACGCGCCAAGCCTTGCTGTACGCCATCAACCGCCGAGGCATGGCGGACGACTTGCTCGGCGGTCTCGTGAAGGTCAGCAACACCATCGTGAACTCGTCGTCGCCGTACTTCGACAAGGCCACCCTCGGCGCCTACCCGTACGATCCCGCCAAAGCCAAGAAGATGCTCGCCGACCTCGGCTGGAAGCCCGGCGCGAACGGCATTCTGGAACGCAAGACGGACGACGGACGCACCGTACGCTTCACGCTGGAATTCGTGACGACCGCGGGCAACACGACGCGTGAGAAGAATCAGCAGTACGTCCAGAAGAATTTGCGCGACGTCGGCGTCGACGTGCGCATCAACAACGCGCCATCGAGCGTCGTGTTCGACGACGCCTACATTCAGCACGCGCAAGACGGCAAGTGGAAGGGCTTGTTCGAGTTCGCTTGGAGCAGCCAACCCCTCATCTACACGGGCAGCGAGTACGCCGTCGACGATCCGAAGACGAACGACATCGACGACTACGTCCCGACGAAGTCGAACAACTTCCAAGGACAGAACATCGGCGGGTGGCGCAACGCCGAGTACCAGAAGCTGTACGTGGACCTCAGCGACGAGTTCGACTCGGCCAAGCGCAAAGCCCTCGTCAAGCGCTTGCAGGCGATCATGGTGGAGGAAGTGCCCGCCTTGCCGCTGTACGAGCGAAGCGCCCTGTTGGTCTTCCGCAAGGGACTCGTGAACTACCAGTACAACGCCACGAGCCGCTATCCCGGCTGGAACGCCTGGGAGATCGGCTGGGCGAGCCGCGGCGCCAAGTAAGCACGTCCGAGGTCAATGCGGGGAGGCGAGGCTTCCCCGCATTTGCTCGTGGACGATCATCGCGCCGCCGAGCACCGCCGGAAGTCCGCCGCCCGGATGCACGCCCGTCCCGACTTGCCAGAGCCGCTCGCCGATTCGGTACGGCTCGGGATGAAAGGGACCCGAGCGCCACGCGGCATGAGCGTGTCCGTAAATGGCTCCACCGAGCGGCCCGAGCGACGCGAAGTGCGCCGGAGACAAGACGGCGCCCGTCAAGTGCGGCAGCCCGATGACATCTCGCAGCCGAGCGAGTTGCCCACGCACCCAGGGATGTTCGATGTCGAGCAGACGTCCGTTCGGCGGGACGGTGAGCAGCACGGCGAGGTGATCGCCGTGGTCGTGAACGAGACTCATCGTGTCACGGGGAAACGCCCGAGCGGAAACGGCGTCCTCGAAGGCACGCGCGTTCGACGGCGCCACGATGGTCGTTGTCGGCAAGGTCGTCGGGACGCTCGAAGAAGCGTACACGGCGACGCCCGACACGGTGAGGACGCCGCTCCTTGGACGTGAGCCGCGCAGTTCGGCGAGCCGCGCCGGATCGAGCGCGGACACGATTCGGTCGTGCCGTACACGTTCGCCGTCGAGGCGCACTTCGCCGTCGAGGTTCAAGGAGCGCACCGGGGTGAACGGGCGCAAGCGGACGCCGCGCGCTCGCGCGAACTGCTGCAACGCGCGAACGAGCGCGTACATGCCGTTTCTCGGACGAAACACGTCTCGCGCGATGAGCACGGGCAGCAGGGCGTACAGAGCCGATCCGCGCCGAGGGCCGACGCCCGCGTTGAGGGCGTGCAGGGCGAGGGCGTCGTGCAGCAGAGGCGGAACGCGTCGCGCGCGCAGCCATCGCTCGGCGGTGAAGTGTGAACCCACGACGCGGCCGAGCGCGGCGCTCGCCTGGAGAAAGGCGGCGTTCGTGAAACGGGGCGGCGTGGTGAGAAGCGTCTCGACGTGCGGCGCGAGTGGAAGGACTTCGCGCTCCAAGCGCCGCCATGCCTCGAAGAGCGGGTGCCCTTCGGGAACGGGAATCGGAAGGCGTTCGCCGCGTACGACGTGAACGCCGAGTTCCGGCAAGCGATCGAGTTGCAAAGGATCGGCTTCGCCGAGGTGGCGCAGCAGACGCCGCCAGACTTCGGGAAAGGTGAACAGCGACGGCCCCGTCGAGACTCGCCGCGTCGCGTCATGAACGTGCAGTTCGATTTCGCCGAGCTTCCCGCCGAGCGGTCCCGCGTCGTACACGACGACGTCGTGCCCGTCGTGCGCGAGCAGGCACGCGAGGGCGAGACCGCCCACGCCGCCGCCGACGATGCCGACGCTGGGCGCCGAGGCGCGGCGCGGCGCGCTCAAGTCAGCGCTCGGGCGAGGACGTACACGAGTTGCACGCCCGAGATCGTACCGACGATCCACGGGCTGAGCAGCGACGCGCGGTAAAGGTGTCTCGCCCGCCCTTCCGTCGCGTCGAGCAGGAGGCGCACCGCCAGCCCTCCGCTCACGAGCCACACGCTCGAAGCGCTCAAGACGCTGAGTGGAAGCAGCAAAGCGCCGGCCAGGCCGAACCACGCGAGCGACCAGAGGGCCGTTCGGCGCACGCCGAGGGTCGTCGCGATCGTGGCGAGGCCCGCGCCCCGGTCGGCGCTGACGTCTTGCGCGGCGTCGAATGCGTGCTTGCCGATCGACCACGCCATGAGGGCCGCCAGGGGCAGCCAGGGCACACCTCGCCCGAGGACGAGGGCGGGCACGACCACGGGCAGGGCGTACGCGACGTTCGAGAGCGAGTCGAGAAAGGGCCGCGCCTTGAAGCGCACGGGCGGCAGACTGTAGAAAGCGAAGAGCAGCACGCTCAGGAGCAGCGTCGCGAACGCGCTCGGCGGAAAGGAGCACGCGAAGTACACGAGAAAAGGCGCGTTGAGCGCGGCGACGCTCCACAGGACAGTGCCGACGTCGCGGTCGCGCAAACGCGCGCCTTGCCAGCCGCCCTTGCGCTCGGACAAGGCGTCCTCGGCGCGGTCGGTGACATCATTGAGGCCGTAGATCAGCAAGTTGAACGGCAAGGTGAGCCAGACAAGCAAAGCCAGCACGCGCGGATCGAGCGTGTACAGCTGTCCCGACAGCCACACGCCGACAACTCCCACCCCGACCGTGTTGATCCACAAGGCGGGCCGCGACGCGAGCAGCACTTGACGCGCTCGGGACGCGTCGACCGGGGAGTTCGCTTCGACTTTCATGTCGGTTCGCACCACTGAGCGTCGCACCGCGCCAATCTAGCAAAGGCGGACGGGAGCAATGCCCCCAGCGCGGCGCGGCTTCACGCGTACCGCTCGCGCAACGCCTTCGCGCGCCGAGCGAGCTCCGGCAACTGCGCGTACGGCAAGTTCAACGCCGACGCGACGCCTTCGGTCGGCAAGTTGCCGACGAGCGCGTCACCCGCGAACGGACAACCGCCGACGCCGCCGAGCGCGCCCTCGAACCACGTGATGCCCGCGTTTCGCGCGGCGAGCACGAGGGACACGGCGCGCTCCGGCCGAGCATGCAAGTGGACGCCGAGCCCGCCGGGCCCGAAGCGCTCGATGGCGGCGCGGCACACCTCCTCGACGAGTTCGGGCGTCGCTCGCCCGACCGTGTCCGCGATCGCCACGCTTTCCACACCAAGTTCACGCAGGCGTGCAATGGCGTCGAGGGTCACGCCCGCGTTCCAAGTCTCGCCGTCCGGATTGCCGAAGCCCATCGACAGGTACACGACGAACCGCTTGCCCGCGTCGGCGGCGTTGTCGCGCAGTTCCTTGACGAGCGGCCACGATTCTGCCAATCCACGGTTGGTGTTGCGGCGTTGAAAGGCGTCGGACACGGACAGCGGGTAGCCGACGCTCGTCACGTTCGGCTGGGTCGCGGCGCGTTCGAGGCCCTTGGCGTTCGCCACGATGCACAAGTAGTCGCGGCCGTCGGGTTCGGGCAGTTCGGCGAGAACGGCCTCGGTATCGGCGAGTTGTGGCACGGCCTTCGCGCTCACGAAGGACCCTAGGTCGAGATGATCGAAGCCGGCGTTCAGCAGGGCCGTGAGGTACGCGACCTTCTCGGCGGTGGGAATGAGGCGAGTCAGGCCTTGCCAGGAGTCACGCGGGCACTCCACGAAGGTGACGGCCGAGGAAGGCGGGGGAAGCGGTGCAGACACGCGTCAGTGTACCGCGCGGCCCTCATGGAAACGGCGGCGTCGGCCTCACGAGCTTCGCGAGGAGTTTGTCCAACCTTATGCGAAGACTTGAGCGGCAGATTGTCCTATCGCGTATGGTATGGCGCGGCGAAACGAACAAAGATTGACGTTGAGAATTCCTCCCGAATTCCGTTTCGTCAGACTCCACACCGAGTTATCAGCCGACACGCTGTACAAAGGGTGTACAAAAGAGGCGAGCATGTCCGACATCAACATCAGTAACGCGACCGGACTGTACACCACTTCCGAGGTCGAACAGCGAACGGGCGTTCCGGCGACGACGCTGCGCCAATGGGAGCGACGCTACGGCATTCCCCATCCTACCCGCAACGAAAGCGGCTACCGTCTGTACAGCGCCGCCGATCTTTCCCGCATCGACTTTTTGCAATCCCGCTTGTCCGAGGGCATCTCCATCAGCCGAGCGGCGCAACTGTGCCGAGAGCACTTCGGCGGTGCCGAGCCTGCTGAAACGCCCGCGCCCGTTTCGAGCGATTCGAATCTCCCGAGCGAAATGATCGGCGATTTACGGCGCGCCCTGCTCGCTCCGGATCACGGCCGCGCCTCGGACATCATTTCGCGCGCCTTGAGACACCTCACCGTCGAGGACGTCCTCATGCACATCATCCAGCCCGTCTTGCTCGACATTGGCGAGTTGTGGGAGCGCGGCGAGATCACCGTGGCCCACGAACATCAAGCGACCTCCTTTTTGCGCGGCAAGATCGCGGGACTGCTCGAACTCGCGGGCAACGACGGTTGGGGCCCGAGCGTCGTCGCCGCTTGCGGACCGTCCGAGCAGCACGAACTCGGCTTGTTGATGCTTTCCGTGGTCTTGCGCCGCGCGGGCCTGCGCGTGCACTACTTGGGGCCCAACACGCCCCTCGGCGATCTCGCCGTGTACGCGCGGCAAGTGCAGGCGAGCGGCGTGCTGATCAGCGTGCAGACGGGCGAGGCGTTGCACGCTCTGCGCGCCCAGCTCGGAGATCTGCGCGACCTCGGCATGCCGCTGTACTTCGGCGGCGCCGCCTTCAACGCTCGACCCGACCTCGCCGTGCAATTCGGCGGAACGTATCTGGGAGCGGACGCTGTGCAATCCGCGCAGACTCTCGTCACGCGCCTCAAGGAGCGATTGCATGCCCCATAAGACACGGTACCAGCGCGGCGAAGTGATTTACCGTCAAGGCGAGCCGAGCGGACGCATCTACCGAGCCGAGACGGGCTTCGTTCGTCTCGCCCGCACGACGAGTCGCGGACGCACCATCACCGTTCGCCACGTCCTTCCCGGCGATTACTTCGGTGAGGACGCGTTGGCGACCGTGGAGCATCCGCACGGAGCGGAGGCCCTCACGAACGCCATGATCGTGAGCTTCGATCCCGGCGACCTTTCCGACGGAGAACTGCTCGAACTCGCGCGCAACCTCGGCGAACAGCTTCGGCGCACGATGAGCTACGAAGTCCATCTGCAAAGCGGCGATCTCAAGCAGCGCGTCGTGCGCTATCTGCTGGAGCTGGCCGACACGCCGCTCGGCGCGGAGGATGCCGAGAACCGTCTGTACGTGCGCGCCACGCACGAACTTCTTGCCGAAGGCAGCGGGTCCACTCGCGAAAGCGTCTCCAAGATCGTCACGGAATTGCGCGAAGCGGGTCTTATCGAAAGCGGCTACCGCCACATCACCTTGCTGGACCTCGACGCCTTGAAAGCCCTCGCGACGAGCGTCCCGCTCGAAACGGCGGAGGGCTGACGTGCGAATTTTCGTCACGGGCGGCAACGGTTTCGTCGGCGAAACGGTCACGAGGCAACTTCTTCGCGACGGGCACGACGTCGTGGTCGGATCACGTGACGGCGAGAGCGTCGACGGGGCTCGCGGCGTTCGTATCGACGTCACGGATTTCGGCAGCGTTCAACGCGCCTTCGGGGAAGTGCAGCCGCAAGGCGTCGTACACCTCGTGGGGATCATCGCCGAGGTGAAGAAGCGCGGCCAGACGTTCGAGCGCGTTCACTTCGAAGGAACGCGCAACGTCCTCGCGGCGACCGCGCCCGGCACTCGCTACGTGCACATGAGCGCCCTCGGCGCGCGGCCCGATTCCAAGAGCGGCTACAGCGCCACGAAAGGACGCGCGGAGCAGATCGTGCGCGGCAGCCCGCTCGCGTGGACGATTCTGCGGCCCAGCCTCATCTTCGGCCCGGGCGACGACTTCTTCGGTCGCGTCTTGAGGCAGCTCGTGTCGCAAGGCCCGGTCGTGCCCGTCATCGGCGACGGCGGCTTCCTCTTCCGGCCCGTGAGCGTCGAGGACGTCGCCCTCGCGTTTTCACGTGCCTTCTCCACGTCCGCGTCGGTCGGACACACGTACGACCTCACGGGCCCCACCGAGTACCGCTTCGACGACTTGCTTCGCCTCGAACTCGGCGCGCTCGGCAAGCGCAAGCCGCTCGTACACGTGCCGCTGGCCCTGATGAAACTCGCCGTGCCGATGATGC
This genomic stretch from Deinococcus yavapaiensis KR-236 harbors:
- the rapZ gene encoding RNase adapter RapZ, whose translation is MEFVVVSGLSGSGKSSALRTLEDAGFFVSDNVPPELWERLYVLAETQRLEKVAVCTDARTRAFLGELPLYWSRLRARGHVRLIYLEANDEVLLSRYNLTRRTHPLGEASLTTDFRQERDLLGVLRERADTIIDTTALTVRTLAERVLDLVQGGRSFEVRLVSFGFKHAPPRDADLVLDVRSLPNPYYDPELRHRTGLEADVVERVFSQGDAYYLQLRDFVRVSASRAREAGRRTYNVAIGCTGGQHRSVAVTERLVADLEDLGARVVEHRDIGKGESA
- the recF gene encoding DNA replication/repair protein RecF (All proteins in this family for which functions are known are DNA-binding proteins that assist the filamentation of RecA onto DNA for the initiation of recombination or recombinational repair.), with the protein product MRLRTLTTLHYRNLAPSDLAFPAGVVSIAGPNGAGKTNLLESVYLVCTGLTDAAKLEQLVRRGEREAYVRADLLRIDGESRLEVGLGRGRRAYKVDGVRVRTNALLRGSAVWVRPEDSDLVLGSPGGRRAFLDALLSRMSARYAHQLALYERNLAQRNAALRAEERHDLGVWDAGVSSIGSEIMALRRRVSARLEPLAREAHVALGGHKDLRLSLVETTTPESFVQDLAARRSEEFARGSTVIGPHRDDLAISLDGLPSGDYASRGEARTIALALRKAELDLLTERYGEPPVLLVDDWAAELDPSRRAFLLDLARSVPQALVTGTEDVPNASLHLRAHEGMFS
- a CDS encoding DUF721 domain-containing protein, producing MKNARRGMMDVGSLMQRTLARNRLGRGVERARAILVWPEVVGPELGRMTRAKRVERGVLYVEASDSILANFLTMQRSLFLTKLRGYLDDESVSDVRFSVGTWTLETPPPPPLPLPAPDEARARRMVKAVDGDLRDPALRAAEAVTRARLWREQQGWTSCPVCGVPSRVVPCLPCARLLQDPQIREAARQLARRPERLEALTATFGETEMDAARFLVMSDLGEQLAALALECVESGGAAEYKEFLRATADIWLSLHHRKPRGALTPGDVQALPDRVRRVLTAGR
- a CDS encoding GreA/GreB family elongation factor, translated to MAREIKLTREGYERLQKTLANEQQRLAEATRILQEQLENAADYEDSGLEDAKREKMNIEARIDELEDTLARAVIMEGANGDEGRASLGAIVVLVDENSKREMRVQLVSAPEASVLGGGLPKISDDSPVGTALLGKKAGESFVVNLGARQAKYKVKSVEY
- the recO gene encoding DNA repair protein RecO produces the protein MASRSTNRSGIIIRRHVLPAGDVLLTLLTQQGKLRCIARSGVRGGNKSLINLFQHIALSVYATPNSDLPTVQQVALEGALPKLTDPERYGYAHLMAELADTLFQEGEHSEAAFELFAGALRGISHHADPEFVALVMSYKLLILAGFVPRASTCARCGSSDPRHPDPLSGHLVCAACAELAPLPNAVVRFLRDVPKQSVRLLMQAPVPAAQRLALWRALERFVTLHVGEVRSWRGLPHESRWGLSAGP
- a CDS encoding peptide ABC transporter substrate-binding protein, coding for MLSKSLARLGSLATITALLSFSLASAGPSDNSLVVGSAQEPTDLNYWVQNSVITTEIGNYLYRGLVYVDMDGETQPDMVTEVPSVQNGRVKISRDAKGKPTSMTVRWTLRNNAKWSDGSRITADDVIFSHKVYSDERIPVPTREGVPSSIRKIDARTFEERYNTPWVFYALGNVYPILPAQDWSDLYDRADREARGKSLTEGTSIFQKTFLSSSLVTPNGGPRTTSGPFKFSRWVRGQSLSLVRNPNYWFKPSFGEKNAIQRITYLFFANTNTLMVNILSNKVDAVANTGVEDSVQNLGILKTRARNYDVKLVSQALWEHLEINQFGNVQDVKDLGLNDKRTRQALLYAINRRGMADDLLGGLVKVSNTIVNSSSPYFDKATLGAYPYDPAKAKKMLADLGWKPGANGILERKTDDGRTVRFTLEFVTTAGNTTREKNQQYVQKNLRDVGVDVRINNAPSSVVFDDAYIQHAQDGKWKGLFEFAWSSQPLIYTGSEYAVDDPKTNDIDDYVPTKSNNFQGQNIGGWRNAEYQKLYVDLSDEFDSAKRKALVKRLQAIMVEEVPALPLYERSALLVFRKGLVNYQYNATSRYPGWNAWEIGWASRGAK
- a CDS encoding phytoene desaturase family protein, yielding MSAPRRASAPSVGIVGGGVGGLALACLLAHDGHDVVVYDAGPLGGKLGEIELHVHDATRRVSTGPSLFTFPEVWRRLLRHLGEADPLQLDRLPELGVHVVRGERLPIPVPEGHPLFEAWRRLEREVLPLAPHVETLLTTPPRFTNAAFLQASAALGRVVGSHFTAERWLRARRVPPLLHDALALHALNAGVGPRRGSALYALLPVLIARDVFRPRNGMYALVRALQQFARARGVRLRPFTPVRSLNLDGEVRLDGERVRHDRIVSALDPARLAELRGSRPRSGVLTVSGVAVYASSSVPTTLPTTTIVAPSNARAFEDAVSARAFPRDTMSLVHDHGDHLAVLLTVPPNGRLLDIEHPWVRGQLARLRDVIGLPHLTGAVLSPAHFASLGPLGGAIYGHAHAAWRSGPFHPEPYRIGERLWQVGTGVHPGGGLPAVLGGAMIVHEQMRGSLASPH
- a CDS encoding UbiA family prenyltransferase; this encodes MRRSVVRTDMKVEANSPVDASRARQVLLASRPALWINTVGVGVVGVWLSGQLYTLDPRVLALLVWLTLPFNLLIYGLNDVTDRAEDALSERKGGWQGARLRDRDVGTVLWSVAALNAPFLVYFACSFPPSAFATLLLSVLLFAFYSLPPVRFKARPFLDSLSNVAYALPVVVPALVLGRGVPWLPLAALMAWSIGKHAFDAAQDVSADRGAGLATIATTLGVRRTALWSLAWFGLAGALLLPLSVLSASSVWLVSGGLAVRLLLDATEGRARHLYRASLLSPWIVGTISGVQLVYVLARALT